A part of Oryctolagus cuniculus chromosome 15, mOryCun1.1, whole genome shotgun sequence genomic DNA contains:
- the LOC138843217 gene encoding succinate dehydrogenase assembly factor 4, mitochondrial-like: MTASRLAGLLGRSPATAWRAAARLPFLCHSLRKTSSSQGGKSKPVTQALKKPRLPQGRFDAPEDSHLEKEPLKKFPDDVNPVTKEKGGPRGPEPTRYGDWERKGRCIDF, encoded by the coding sequence ATGACCGCATCAAGACTCGCCGGATTGCTCGGGCGCTCCCCGGCCACTGCGTGGAGAGCGGCGGCAAGATTACCCTTCCTGTGCCATTCTTTGAGAAAAACAAGTTCTTCTCAAGGAGGAAAGTCTAAACCTGTCACACAGGCCCTTAAGAAGCCAAGGTTACCACAAGGTCGTTTTGATGCACCAGAGGACTcccatttggagaaggaaccacTGAAAAAATTTCCAGATGATGTAAATCCAGTTACCAAGGAAAAAGGTGGACCAAGAGGCCCTGAACCTACTCGATATGGAGACTGGGAGCGAAAAGGACGCTGTATTGATTTTTAA